In Chryseobacterium lactis, a single genomic region encodes these proteins:
- a CDS encoding GNAT family N-acetyltransferase, translating to MEELTFKKIDSGSEIPYELLLLADETAEAIDQYIFNSDIYLLVDGKQKVAVMALYKNSDIELEIKNIAVIEAYRSKGIGSILIQKAKEIAKENHYKTMTVGTSDTGFQQIRFYEKNGFIKKGIRKNFFVENYPSPIYENGLQMRDMIILEYTLF from the coding sequence ATGGAAGAATTGACCTTCAAAAAAATAGATTCCGGTTCAGAAATACCTTATGAATTACTTCTGTTGGCGGATGAAACTGCTGAAGCTATTGACCAATATATCTTTAATTCTGATATTTATCTTTTGGTTGATGGTAAGCAAAAAGTTGCAGTCATGGCTTTATATAAAAATAGCGATATTGAACTGGAAATCAAAAATATCGCTGTTATTGAAGCCTATCGTAGTAAGGGAATCGGAAGTATTTTAATTCAAAAAGCAAAGGAAATTGCGAAAGAAAATCATTATAAAACAATGACTGTCGGAACTTCAGATACCGGATTTCAGCAAATCAGGTTTTATGAGAAAAACGGTTTCATTAAAAAAGGGATACGTAAAAATTTCTTTGTAGAAAATTACCCATCTCCGATTTATGAAAACGGGTTGCAGATGCGGGATATGATTATTTTAGAATATACTTTGTTTTGA
- a CDS encoding GNAT family N-acetyltransferase — translation MPHQIRLATAEDYPRIMEIWESAVQATHDFLAEEDFNYFKEAIPRDYLPNLEVYLITENNDAKGFASVAEGNLEMLFIHNDMRGKGYGKELYLFMKEQTGLTKVDVNEQNPQAIGFYEKMGFTKVGRSEKDGSGKDYPLIHMSL, via the coding sequence ATGCCACACCAGATCAGACTTGCCACCGCCGAAGATTACCCAAGGATTATGGAAATTTGGGAATCTGCAGTCCAAGCTACTCACGATTTCCTTGCTGAAGAGGATTTTAATTACTTTAAAGAAGCTATCCCAAGAGATTATCTGCCCAATCTGGAGGTTTATCTGATTACCGAAAATAATGATGCTAAGGGATTTGCTTCAGTAGCTGAAGGCAACCTGGAAATGCTCTTTATCCACAACGACATGCGTGGAAAAGGTTATGGAAAGGAACTTTACCTATTTATGAAAGAACAAACAGGTCTTACCAAAGTAGATGTCAACGAGCAAAACCCACAAGCGATCGGATTCTACGAAAAAATGGGTTTCACAAAAGTAGGAAGATCTGAAAAAGACGGCTCCGGGAAAGACTATCCACTTATTCACATGAGTTTGTAA
- a CDS encoding aldo/keto reductase — protein MQKKIYAGQPVVTLNNGIDIPALGFGVWQMENLKECEEAVVKAIQTGYRMIDTAAIYQNETAVGAAVKNSGVDRDELFITSKVWVQDHGYEKTKSAFQRTLDRLQMDYLDMYLVHWPYGDFLGTWKALEELNQEGKIKAIGVCNFTIEKLEELKANSKVLPVINQIELHPVFQQKELQVYDRENNIVTQPWSPLGNGNANLLANDSLKAIAEKYGKTVAQVILRWHLQEGFVVIPKSVTPSRIEENFNVFDFELTEDEMNAVRSLDTGKRLFFDPKDPEWEQKMLNSVADI, from the coding sequence ATGCAAAAGAAAATCTATGCAGGGCAGCCTGTAGTTACTTTAAATAATGGAATAGATATTCCGGCTTTGGGATTTGGTGTCTGGCAGATGGAAAACCTGAAAGAATGTGAGGAAGCAGTTGTTAAAGCAATTCAGACGGGGTACAGAATGATTGATACTGCGGCGATTTATCAGAATGAAACTGCTGTGGGGGCTGCTGTGAAGAATAGTGGAGTAGACCGAGATGAGTTGTTTATTACTTCTAAGGTTTGGGTTCAGGATCACGGATATGAAAAAACAAAAAGTGCATTTCAAAGAACACTGGACAGATTACAGATGGATTATCTTGATATGTACCTTGTTCATTGGCCTTACGGTGACTTTTTAGGAACATGGAAGGCTTTAGAAGAATTGAATCAGGAAGGGAAAATAAAAGCGATAGGGGTTTGTAACTTTACCATTGAGAAATTGGAGGAGCTAAAAGCGAATTCAAAGGTTTTACCAGTGATCAACCAGATTGAGCTGCATCCTGTATTTCAACAGAAGGAGCTTCAGGTATATGACAGAGAAAACAATATCGTAACACAGCCATGGAGTCCGCTTGGGAATGGAAATGCCAACCTTTTGGCTAATGATTCATTAAAGGCGATTGCTGAAAAATATGGTAAAACGGTTGCTCAGGTGATTTTAAGATGGCATCTGCAGGAAGGTTTTGTGGTAATCCCAAAATCAGTAACACCGTCCAGAATTGAAGAAAACTTTAATGTATTTGATTTTGAGCTGACAGAAGATGAGATGAATGCGGTACGTTCTTTAGATACAGGAAAAAGATTATTCTTTGATCCGAAAGACCCGGAATGGGAACAGAAAATGCTTAATTCCGTAGCAGATATTTAA
- a CDS encoding NAD(P)H-dependent flavin oxidoreductase, giving the protein MFWPDTISKKLGIRYPLIQAPMFGVSTPQMVAAAAKADCLGSLALADLSADECIKLIRETKKLTNQPFAINIFAHEIPVVTSALKEKFVKVRTFLEQLARENNIEVSLPYFEDIKVNGYHELIDAIIRENGKIVSFTFGNLDGKSIQKLKENGVTLIGTCTSVKEALILEESGIDMICVQGTEAGGHRGTFDPNHVLQIGGLSLLSQVYEQVAVPLIYAGGIYNAKTLQAVKDLGAQGFQVGNLLLASEESALEPFEKERLKNVNEDEIVLTKSFSGRYARGVKNKFIEKVENSEYILPYPYQNKLTNGLRKAAKSQQNVDFVGLWAGQSIHHYSELSTEEILRNLINQAEEN; this is encoded by the coding sequence ATGTTTTGGCCGGATACAATCAGTAAAAAATTAGGAATACGATATCCCTTAATTCAGGCTCCGATGTTTGGAGTGAGTACGCCACAGATGGTCGCAGCAGCGGCAAAAGCAGACTGTCTGGGATCTTTGGCTTTAGCTGATCTTTCAGCGGATGAATGTATTAAATTAATCAGAGAAACTAAGAAACTAACGAATCAACCTTTTGCAATCAATATTTTTGCCCATGAGATTCCTGTTGTAACATCAGCTTTAAAAGAGAAATTTGTAAAGGTCAGGACATTTTTAGAACAGTTGGCCAGAGAAAATAATATTGAGGTCAGCCTTCCTTATTTTGAAGATATAAAAGTAAACGGTTATCATGAGCTGATTGATGCAATTATCCGGGAAAATGGTAAGATTGTAAGCTTCACCTTTGGAAATCTTGATGGAAAAAGTATACAGAAGCTGAAAGAAAATGGAGTTACGCTGATAGGAACGTGTACTTCTGTAAAAGAGGCTTTAATCCTTGAAGAATCAGGAATTGATATGATTTGTGTTCAGGGAACAGAGGCCGGTGGACATAGGGGAACTTTTGATCCAAATCATGTTCTGCAAATCGGAGGTCTTTCATTATTATCACAGGTTTACGAGCAGGTAGCAGTTCCGTTGATTTATGCGGGAGGAATTTACAATGCAAAGACTTTGCAGGCCGTAAAAGATTTGGGTGCCCAGGGATTCCAGGTGGGCAATCTTCTTTTAGCTTCTGAGGAAAGTGCTTTAGAACCTTTTGAAAAAGAGAGGCTTAAAAATGTAAACGAGGATGAAATTGTTTTAACAAAAAGCTTTTCCGGGCGATATGCAAGAGGAGTAAAGAATAAATTTATTGAAAAAGTTGAAAATTCGGAATATATTTTACCTTATCCGTATCAGAATAAGCTGACCAACGGATTACGTAAAGCTGCTAAATCTCAGCAGAATGTCGATTTTGTAGGATTGTGGGCAGGGCAGTCGATTCATCATTATAGTGAGCTTTCTACAGAGGAAATACTGAGGAATCTAATTAATCAGGCAGAAGAAAACTAA
- a CDS encoding UDP-N-acetylmuramate--L-alanine ligase — MKTHFIAIGGSAMHNLAIALKDKGYQVTGSDDAIFEPSKSRLEKKGILPQEMGWFPEKITQDIDAVILGMHAHQDNPELAKAKELGLKIYSYPEFLYEQSKNKTRVVIAGSHGKTTITSMILHVLNFHQKDVDFMVGAQLEGFDCMVKLTQDNDFMVLEGDEYLSSPIDLRSKFLLYQPNIALMSGIAWDHINVFKTFDDYIEQFRKFVASITAGGVLVYNEEDPEVVKVVENAENYFRKIPYKTPEYEINNGKVYLKTEMGDVPLSVFGAHNLLNLEGARHICRQLGIMDEDFYEAIMSFKGASKRLEKVEREDKGTLYKDFAHAPSKVKAAVKAFVEQFKNEKKYGFLELHTYSSLNPVFLEQYDHAMDGLDEAIVFYSEDALKIKRMEPISPEFIKEKFKNENLKVFTNAEDLHAYWNTLDKANGVYLMMSSGNFGGLDLTK; from the coding sequence TTGAAAACCCACTTCATTGCCATTGGCGGAAGCGCCATGCATAATCTTGCGATTGCATTAAAAGATAAAGGATATCAGGTTACAGGTTCAGATGATGCTATTTTTGAGCCTTCAAAATCAAGGTTAGAGAAAAAAGGAATTCTACCTCAGGAAATGGGCTGGTTTCCGGAAAAAATCACACAGGATATTGACGCTGTTATTCTTGGAATGCATGCTCACCAGGATAATCCGGAATTGGCAAAGGCAAAAGAACTGGGATTGAAAATATATTCCTATCCTGAATTTTTGTATGAGCAATCCAAAAACAAAACCCGGGTAGTGATCGCAGGTTCTCATGGTAAAACAACCATTACCTCAATGATCCTGCATGTCTTGAATTTCCATCAAAAAGATGTGGACTTCATGGTAGGGGCACAGCTAGAAGGTTTCGACTGTATGGTAAAACTTACTCAGGATAATGATTTTATGGTATTGGAAGGAGACGAATATCTGTCTTCGCCTATTGACCTTCGTTCAAAATTCTTGTTGTACCAACCGAATATCGCTTTAATGAGTGGTATTGCCTGGGATCACATTAATGTTTTCAAAACATTCGACGATTATATTGAACAGTTCAGAAAATTTGTTGCAAGCATTACTGCAGGTGGTGTTTTGGTCTATAACGAAGAAGATCCTGAAGTGGTGAAGGTAGTGGAAAATGCTGAAAATTATTTCAGAAAGATCCCTTACAAAACTCCTGAATATGAAATTAACAACGGAAAAGTCTATTTAAAAACTGAAATGGGTGACGTACCTCTTTCCGTTTTTGGGGCGCATAACCTGTTAAATCTGGAAGGAGCAAGACATATCTGCCGACAATTGGGGATTATGGACGAAGATTTCTATGAAGCTATTATGAGTTTCAAAGGAGCTTCCAAACGTCTTGAAAAGGTAGAAAGAGAAGATAAAGGAACACTTTATAAAGATTTTGCTCATGCTCCCAGCAAAGTAAAAGCAGCAGTAAAGGCATTCGTTGAACAATTTAAAAACGAAAAAAAATACGGTTTCCTCGAGCTTCATACCTATTCCAGCTTAAATCCTGTCTTTTTAGAGCAGTATGACCATGCGATGGATGGTTTAGATGAAGCAATAGTTTTCTATTCTGAAGATGCATTGAAGATCAAAAGAATGGAACCTATATCTCCTGAGTTTATCAAAGAAAAATTCAAAAACGAGAATTTAAAAGTATTCACCAATGCTGAAGATCTTCATGCCTACTGGAATACGTTGGATAAAGCCAATGGTGTTTATTTAATGATGAGTTCCGGAAACTTTGGAGGACTGGATCTGACCAAGTAA
- a CDS encoding lysophospholipid acyltransferase family protein has protein sequence MAKKNIFTDAFGTPYFLKRFIIFILGVVSYRRFNGFNKLKITGTEHLVDLPDSNVLFVSNHQTYFADVAAMYHAFCAVNNGYLNTIKNPIYLLNPKIDFYYVAAEETMNKGILPKIFKIAGAVTVKRTWRAEGKNVNRMVDMSEVDNIMKALDNGWVATFPQGTTSAFAQGRRGTAKLVKNQRPIVIPIKINGFRRAFDKKGLRVKVTGVKPTMEFKAPLDIDYDNEKAPEILLKIMTAIEQTEDFNVLHNYDEELKAKKLEQKDSNN, from the coding sequence ATGGCGAAGAAAAATATTTTCACCGATGCATTCGGAACACCTTATTTTTTAAAAAGGTTTATTATTTTCATTTTAGGAGTAGTATCGTACAGAAGGTTCAATGGCTTTAATAAACTAAAAATAACCGGAACAGAACATCTTGTGGATCTTCCGGATTCCAATGTATTGTTTGTTTCTAATCATCAGACCTACTTTGCGGATGTAGCAGCAATGTACCACGCATTTTGTGCCGTAAACAATGGGTATTTAAATACCATTAAAAATCCTATCTATCTGCTGAACCCTAAAATCGATTTTTACTATGTCGCAGCAGAAGAAACCATGAATAAAGGTATTCTTCCTAAAATCTTCAAAATTGCAGGAGCTGTAACAGTGAAAAGAACCTGGAGAGCAGAAGGTAAAAATGTCAACAGAATGGTGGATATGAGTGAGGTGGATAATATCATGAAGGCATTGGATAATGGCTGGGTAGCAACTTTCCCTCAGGGAACTACGTCAGCATTTGCTCAGGGAAGACGAGGTACTGCCAAATTGGTAAAAAACCAACGTCCTATTGTGATCCCGATCAAAATTAACGGATTCAGAAGGGCTTTTGATAAAAAAGGACTCCGTGTGAAGGTAACCGGTGTAAAACCTACCATGGAATTTAAGGCTCCTTTGGATATTGATTATGATAATGAAAAAGCACCGGAAATTTTATTGAAAATCATGACTGCCATTGAGCAGACTGAAGATTTCAATGTATTACACAATTATGATGAAGAACTTAAAGCTAAAAAATTAGAACAAAAGGACTCAAATAATTAA
- a CDS encoding NUDIX hydrolase, with protein MENFGKDLLRKIKSVELPGEHAHGVFSPPYRPVFTYEEVLKKNPKFAAVNIVLYIKDNEWYFPLIQRTINEHDRHSGQISLPGGKREEMDQDFAETAIRETSEEIGIDKHYLRIIREVSPIYVPPSNFYVYPYISYTTKNPTFVLQQSEAVEVIEFPITSFLNLSDSPEIMALPSAGGKEVPVINFNGYIIWGATAMILSEFSQLLKKM; from the coding sequence ATGGAAAATTTTGGAAAAGATTTATTAAGAAAAATAAAAAGTGTAGAACTCCCCGGGGAACATGCCCATGGAGTATTTTCACCTCCGTACCGACCTGTTTTTACTTATGAAGAAGTACTGAAAAAAAATCCCAAGTTTGCTGCTGTCAATATTGTATTATATATCAAAGACAATGAGTGGTATTTTCCTTTAATTCAAAGAACGATTAATGAGCACGACAGACATAGCGGGCAAATTTCATTACCTGGAGGAAAACGTGAAGAGATGGATCAGGATTTTGCTGAAACGGCAATCCGCGAAACCTCTGAAGAAATTGGTATTGATAAACATTATTTAAGAATTATCAGAGAGGTATCTCCGATCTATGTTCCGCCAAGCAATTTTTATGTATACCCTTACATTTCGTATACTACAAAGAATCCGACTTTCGTTCTTCAGCAAAGTGAAGCTGTGGAAGTCATTGAATTTCCTATTACTTCTTTCCTGAATTTATCAGACAGTCCGGAAATTATGGCACTTCCGAGTGCCGGAGGAAAAGAAGTCCCTGTTATCAATTTCAATGGATATATTATCTGGGGCGCCACAGCAATGATATTAAGTGAATTCAGCCAGTTGCTGAAAAAAATGTAA
- a CDS encoding curli production assembly/transport protein CsgE — protein MKLSYPKGLYTFFIFLSVLVYGQEEKKVNARIEKSILENQIKLKAVIVNNTAVYKELNYLLIAIKKSNDGNLSNNRQSGKFSVNPSEVKVLSEINVNLGSKDALKAFLYIKDEETQKLIAKDSLELNNDLFKKKVAKVEEDAVFELKGLTIDDTKTKVGKDFYDLFYIQYSQLPDKSSSAITISELPLRGTSGQINIQIDDKIIYSFMTNPSDDYLQEQLAASLKYIKEFNARKNLIKNEFIY, from the coding sequence ATGAAATTATCATATCCCAAAGGCCTGTACACTTTTTTCATCTTCTTGTCTGTACTGGTTTACGGACAAGAAGAGAAGAAAGTAAATGCAAGAATAGAGAAAAGTATTCTTGAAAATCAAATAAAGCTAAAGGCTGTCATCGTGAATAATACTGCTGTTTATAAAGAATTAAATTATCTACTGATCGCCATAAAAAAAAGCAATGATGGAAATCTTTCCAATAACCGGCAAAGCGGAAAATTCTCAGTTAATCCCAGCGAAGTAAAAGTCTTGTCAGAGATTAATGTGAATCTTGGCTCAAAGGACGCTCTTAAGGCTTTTCTGTATATCAAGGACGAAGAAACCCAAAAGTTAATCGCAAAAGATAGCCTGGAATTGAATAACGATCTTTTTAAAAAGAAAGTAGCCAAAGTAGAAGAGGACGCTGTTTTTGAATTAAAAGGACTTACTATTGATGACACCAAAACCAAAGTAGGAAAAGATTTTTACGATCTGTTTTATATTCAATACAGTCAGCTTCCAGATAAAAGCAGCAGTGCTATTACGATTTCAGAACTTCCACTTCGCGGTACGAGCGGTCAGATAAACATTCAGATTGATGATAAAATCATCTACAGTTTTATGACCAATCCAAGTGACGATTACCTGCAGGAACAGCTGGCAGCCAGCTTAAAATATATCAAAGAATTTAATGCCAGGAAAAACCTTATTAAAAATGAATTTATCTATTAA
- a CDS encoding curli production assembly/transport component CsgF produces MKTCIIILSFMAGIFFGKSQQLVYKPINPAFGGDTFNYQWLLSSANAQNQFAEKKDYSSLLNNMNSLDSFTQSLNRQILSELSRKLFEDQFGSGQSIKPGNYLFGSLYLQITTTNQGLLINILDTSTGDQSEIVIPK; encoded by the coding sequence ATGAAAACATGTATCATCATTTTGAGCTTTATGGCAGGTATTTTCTTCGGAAAATCCCAGCAGCTGGTTTATAAACCTATCAACCCGGCATTCGGAGGAGATACTTTTAATTACCAATGGCTTTTAAGCTCAGCCAATGCACAAAATCAATTTGCTGAAAAAAAAGATTACAGCAGTCTTCTAAATAATATGAATTCGCTAGACAGTTTTACCCAAAGCCTCAACAGGCAGATATTGAGTGAGCTTTCCAGGAAATTGTTTGAAGACCAGTTTGGATCTGGCCAAAGTATAAAACCCGGAAATTATCTTTTCGGATCACTTTACCTTCAGATTACAACGACCAATCAGGGACTTTTGATAAATATTTTGGATACCAGCACAGGCGATCAGTCCGAGATCGTAATTCCAAAATAA
- a CDS encoding CsgG/HfaB family protein, whose product MRTYTYTRIFFCTVLLSIMQACSSIFGLPSDPEKSTMGETTPSTTELKNLPLPKEKIVIGVYKFRDQTGQYKPSENGNNWSTAVPQGTTTILIKALEDSRWFIPIERENIANLLNERQIIRSTRQEYNKDADKNTQSLPPLLYAGILLEGGVISYDSNIMTGGLGARYFGIGASTQYRQDRITIYLRAVSTLNGEILKTVYTSKTILSTSVNGSFFRYIDTERLLEAEVGLTQNEPVQLAVTEAIEKAVKSLIVEGVRDKIWGKAAENTTDYQTLINEYNKEQDQNNGRAIGNRFPQNYRQKFAVFGNVEAQKVKDDYVNAKMNIGGKLGFKYFLNPNFNVEVNGSYFTLENENIIKRNYFGPEVNLEYLLLPKYRLTPYIYGGIGAMYSKYTPQYKGQFGGGLEYMIDHNVSLRASAQYDLGFKDDWEGLVNGKRKDQALRFALGINFYLGNK is encoded by the coding sequence ATGAGAACTTACACTTACACCAGAATTTTTTTCTGTACTGTTCTGCTGAGTATTATGCAGGCGTGCAGTTCAATCTTTGGTCTCCCTTCCGATCCTGAAAAATCGACAATGGGAGAAACCACACCTTCTACCACGGAACTCAAAAATCTTCCGCTTCCCAAAGAAAAAATTGTCATAGGAGTCTACAAATTCAGAGATCAAACGGGACAATATAAACCTTCTGAGAACGGTAACAACTGGAGTACAGCTGTGCCGCAGGGAACCACCACCATTCTTATCAAGGCGCTGGAAGACAGCCGATGGTTTATTCCGATTGAAAGAGAAAATATTGCCAATCTCCTTAATGAAAGGCAAATCATCCGTTCCACAAGACAGGAATATAATAAAGACGCTGATAAAAATACCCAGTCGCTACCTCCACTTTTATACGCCGGAATTCTTCTTGAAGGCGGTGTCATTTCATATGACAGCAACATTATGACCGGAGGATTGGGAGCCCGATACTTCGGCATTGGAGCGTCTACCCAATACCGTCAGGATCGGATAACCATTTACCTTCGAGCCGTTTCTACTCTTAATGGCGAAATTCTAAAAACAGTTTATACCTCCAAAACAATCCTTTCTACAAGTGTAAACGGAAGCTTTTTCCGATACATCGACACAGAAAGACTGCTTGAAGCTGAAGTAGGCTTAACTCAAAATGAACCTGTACAACTGGCGGTAACCGAAGCGATTGAAAAAGCTGTAAAATCCTTAATTGTTGAAGGAGTAAGGGATAAGATTTGGGGAAAAGCAGCTGAAAATACAACCGATTATCAGACTTTAATCAATGAATATAATAAAGAACAGGATCAGAATAACGGAAGAGCCATTGGAAATAGATTTCCACAGAATTACAGACAGAAGTTTGCCGTCTTTGGTAACGTCGAAGCGCAAAAAGTTAAGGATGACTATGTGAACGCTAAAATGAATATCGGTGGAAAGTTGGGATTTAAATATTTTCTTAATCCTAATTTTAATGTTGAGGTTAACGGAAGTTATTTTACCCTTGAAAATGAGAATATTATAAAAAGGAACTATTTCGGACCTGAAGTCAATCTGGAATATCTGCTTCTTCCAAAATACCGGCTTACTCCTTATATCTATGGTGGAATAGGGGCGATGTATTCAAAATATACACCTCAGTATAAAGGTCAGTTTGGAGGCGGACTTGAGTATATGATTGACCATAACGTCTCATTAAGGGCGTCGGCACAATACGATCTTGGATTTAAAGATGACTGGGAAGGATTGGTGAACGGAAAAAGAAAAGATCAGGCTTTGCGGTTTGCGCTGGGAATCAACTTCTATCTTGGAAACAAATAA
- a CDS encoding carboxypeptidase-like regulatory domain-containing protein: MKTLINLISIFILAFCLFSCNEDLVEQAQTGILKGKVVKRGSNVPIPNVKIFTTPTTQTVFSGTDGSFEIDAMPVGNYSVKAELSGYLTNFQAVNIQNQNQVVTVVFEMNDDTSLNSPPMTPQLLSPIDNAVNQPLSVELTWSATDPDTTDVLKYSVAIKNNLDTNVIQVNDLTANHYTLSNLKFGVSYFWQVSVSDGIHQPVLSSTGKFTTNTVPANRYHYVQKQNGNLVIISSDAQGNNFQLTNSSYNSWRPRKNNNAGLIAFLRTEGGSTHLYTANPDGSNPFKVTTVPVAGFNNYEVDFAWSTNGQELLYANFNKLYRINKDGSGLTQVYATPDGSMISECDWSYDGSKIALKTNDYSGYNTKIYVIDTTGNVIKTIASGNSGASGGLNFSVDGQLLLFTRDVSGYQDGSGNYRQLDSHIFVYNLTTNAVYDISSESQKPLGTNDLDPRFSPNNAQVIFMNTSNDNISQKNIMVIDLNSNMTDLSRNSLFTNGEMPDYE; this comes from the coding sequence ATGAAAACTTTAATCAACCTAATCAGCATATTCATTCTTGCTTTTTGTCTGTTTTCATGTAATGAAGACCTTGTAGAGCAGGCTCAGACAGGAATATTAAAAGGGAAAGTCGTAAAAAGAGGAAGTAATGTTCCGATCCCTAATGTAAAAATCTTTACCACTCCTACCACACAGACTGTTTTTAGCGGTACGGATGGTTCATTTGAAATTGATGCAATGCCTGTGGGGAATTATTCTGTAAAAGCAGAACTTTCCGGATATTTAACCAATTTTCAGGCAGTCAATATACAAAATCAGAATCAGGTGGTAACCGTCGTGTTTGAAATGAATGATGACACTTCATTAAATTCTCCACCCATGACCCCGCAGTTGCTCAGTCCGATAGACAATGCGGTAAACCAGCCTTTAAGTGTAGAACTTACCTGGAGTGCCACAGATCCTGATACAACAGATGTTTTAAAATATAGTGTAGCAATTAAAAATAATCTTGACACTAACGTGATTCAGGTGAATGATTTGACGGCTAATCATTATACGCTTTCAAATCTTAAGTTTGGTGTAAGTTACTTCTGGCAGGTGTCTGTTTCGGACGGCATTCACCAGCCAGTTTTAAGTTCTACCGGTAAATTTACTACCAATACGGTTCCAGCCAACAGGTATCATTACGTACAGAAGCAGAACGGCAATTTAGTAATTATATCAAGTGATGCGCAGGGAAATAATTTCCAATTGACAAACTCATCTTACAACAGCTGGAGGCCAAGGAAAAATAACAATGCCGGGCTTATCGCATTTCTTCGTACAGAAGGAGGAAGTACGCATCTCTACACCGCCAATCCTGATGGTTCCAATCCTTTTAAAGTAACAACCGTGCCGGTTGCCGGTTTTAATAATTATGAAGTTGATTTTGCCTGGAGTACCAATGGACAGGAACTTCTGTATGCCAACTTCAACAAGCTGTATAGGATCAATAAGGATGGCAGTGGCCTGACGCAGGTCTATGCTACTCCTGACGGGAGTATGATTTCAGAATGCGACTGGAGCTATGATGGAAGTAAAATTGCATTGAAAACCAATGATTACAGTGGATACAACACCAAAATTTATGTTATCGATACCACTGGAAATGTTATTAAAACAATAGCATCAGGAAATTCCGGAGCGAGTGGAGGCTTAAACTTCTCTGTCGATGGTCAGCTCCTTCTGTTTACCCGGGATGTTTCAGGATATCAGGATGGAAGCGGAAATTATCGCCAGCTGGACTCCCATATTTTCGTTTACAATCTGACGACTAATGCCGTCTATGATATTTCTTCCGAAAGTCAAAAACCTTTGGGTACCAACGATTTGGATCCGAGATTCTCTCCAAACAATGCACAGGTGATCTTTATGAACACTTCAAATGATAATATTTCACAGAAAAATATAATGGTCATCGATCTTAACAGCAATATGACGGATCTTTCCCGAAACTCGTTATTTACCAACGGCGAAATGCCTGATTATGAATGA